One region of Oncorhynchus nerka isolate Pitt River linkage group LG22, Oner_Uvic_2.0, whole genome shotgun sequence genomic DNA includes:
- the LOC115105778 gene encoding rRNA methyltransferase 1, mitochondrial produces MYFHFKNMGTWNLACRCSRMFVKSRLLNLVSESDMRVGCHFASYHCASALLWPKDSRVKPAEGWRSSAITSSGMRHRPAVSEVGKYKADGQSEDIKDDPETPASRNVWRKETSVSRERKPNTDSRVSSEFQRGAPIKRERKTNTDRKMSSELRKLSLDDFPEECERLVKDSRERLSKEEHSNYETLFGVSPCLLALTQGRRNAHRLFVKEGEASRRASVRQVCEEAHRQGVPIQRVSKNDLNKMCSGGVHQGLCLQASFLGFLTEDKTSKPPRDSSHIPLWLVLDRVQDPMNLGAILRSAYFLGVDGVASSLRNSCPLTPVVSKASSGVMEVMRVYGYDSLVDMAKVKVAQGWQVIGTVGAEAENSHVPVMKCSKFQMTKPTLLLMGGEGEGLSRELRLQCEVMLTIPSRRDLHPGVESLNVSVATGILLHSLLSSHRGGH; encoded by the exons ATGTATTTTCATTTTAAGAACATGGGGACTTGGAATTTGGCTTGTCGGTGTTCCAGGATGTTCGTCAAAAGTAGACTGTTGAATTTGGTATCGGAGTCAGACATGAGAGTGGGTTGTCACTTTGCATCCTACCATTGCGCTAGTGCTCTCCTCTGGCCTAAGGACAGCAGAGTCAAACCAGCAGAGGGGTGGCGAAGCAGTGCTATAACCAGCTCTGGAATGCGACACAGGCCTGCTGTGTCTGAAGTAGGAAAGTACAAAGCCGACGGTCAGTCTGAAGACATAAAGGATGACCCAGAGACTCCAGCCTCCAGAAATGTCTGGAGGAAAGAGACCTCAGTATCCCGGGAGAGGAAGCCCAATACAGACAGCAGAGTATCATCTGAGTTCCAGAGAGGTGCCCCAATCAAACGGGAGAGGAAAACAAATACAGACCGCAAAATGTCATCTGAGCTCCGGAAGCTCAGCCTGGATGACTTTCCAGAGGAGTGTGAGAGGCTAGTAAAGGACTCCAGAGAAAGACTGTCCAAGGAAGAACACAGTAATTATGAGAcgttgtttggtgtgtctccctgtctcctggcTCTCACCCAGGGCAGAAGGAATGCACACAGGTTGTTTGTGAAGGAGGGTGAGGCCTCTCGTAGGGCCTCCGTACGACAGGTGTGTGAGGAGGCCCATAGGCAGGGCGTGCCAATCCAGAGGGTTAGTAAGAATGACCTGAACAAGATGTGCTCAGGAGGGGTTCACCAGGGCTTATGCCTACAGGCCAGTTTTTTGGGTTTCCTCACTGAGGACAAGACCTCCAAGCCCCCCAGGGACAGCAGTCACATCCCCCTCTGGCTAGTCCTAGATAGAGTGCAGGACCCAATGAACCTTGGTGCCATCCTGCGTTCTGCATATTTTCTTGGGGTGGACGGAGTTGCTAGCAGTCTTCGTAACAG CTGTCCATTGACACCAGTTGTGAGTAAGGCCAGCTCGGGTGTAATGGAGGTCATGAGAGTGTATGGCTATGACAGCCTCGTAGATATGGCGAAG GTGAAAGTGGCACAAGGCTGGCAGGTTATTGGCACAGTGGGAGCTGAAGCAGAGAATTCCCATGTTCCTGTCATGAAATGTTCCAAATTCCAGATGACCAAACCTACGCTACTGCTGATGG GTGGTGAAGGGGAAGGTTTGTCCCGGGAGCTGCGTCTGCAGTGTGAGGTCATGCTCACCATCCCATCCCGCAGAGATCTGCACCCTGGGGTCGAGTCCCTCAATGTCTCTGTGGCTACAG GCATCCTGCTGCATTCTCTGTTGTCGTCCCATAGAGGTGGCCATTGA